The Elephas maximus indicus isolate mEleMax1 chromosome 17, mEleMax1 primary haplotype, whole genome shotgun sequence DNA segment AGTGCCCATGTGAAGCATTAGGGGGAGACATGTAACATTCCCTACAAAGTTAACATTCTTGTACTGAAACTATAAAATCTGTTTTAGTAAAATCTTTGAATTTGTTTGAAAAACACTTTAGAATAAACATTTCAAATCCAGTTGATTGTGCCTAATGATGAATAACTGACGACGATATAGTAGTAACTGATGCTCGTGGTGGTCATCACTGGCGGTAATGTTGTTGGTAATGACTGATGTGTGGCAGTGGTGATGCTGATGGGGCTGTTGGTGGTAAAATATTACAATGCTGCCATTAGTCACCAAGCTTCCCAACCTGCAAAATAACTCTCCCAACTAAAAGGAAAATTACCacacctgaaaaacaaaaacatgattcACAATGCAGGTATAAATCAAGATTCTAATTGCTCCAATAATGAGGACCTCAGTCTCTGGAGTGACTACTTCCCAGGAGAGGTTCTGCCTGTATGTATAAAAGATCCCAAGTCTCTCAATCTCCATGACCCATTTTTCAAGACTGTGTCAGGTCTTTTGAGTAAGTATAggactatgtatatatataaatatgtatgtattattcTCTCATTTTCTTATATTTCCTGAGTGTTGAAACCAAGGATTTCCCTAGAAGTTCCAGGAGACTGTGTTCCGTTTTTTGTCAGCACAGGCATTTAATTGAAGTTCTAAAATAATTGTATGAGAAAAATGATTCCCATGAActcctatctcttttttttttttcttttttaattattgtactttacatgaagctttacagaactagcttctcattaaacaatttatacacatactgttttgtgacactggttaccaaacAAAGAACATGTCAACACTGGcttctcaacctcgggttccctattaccagctttcctgtgccctcctgccttctcatccttgcccctgggctggtgttcccatttagtctcattttgttttatgggcctgtctaatctttggctgaagggtgaagctcaggaatgacttcattactgagctaaaagggcatctgggggccataatctcggagtttctccagtctctgtcaggccaataagactggtcttttctgtgagttagaattttcttctacatttttctcagctCTGGTTgagaccttctactgtgatccctgacaggacagttggtggtggtagctgagcaccatctagttgttctgcactcagtctggtggaggctctggtagttgtagtccattagccctttggactaatctttcctttgttgaACTCCTGTTTCTAAAGCAGCCTATTTACAAACACGCTACCCTTCATCTCTAAATGCTTTTTTCTATGTGCTGTGTTCTTATTAGCAGCAATCCTGAGCATCTGATGGCCTGGTAAAACTAAATTTTTCTATGGAATGGCATTCATGTCTGCTCTGCTCTGAGTGAACAGTGTTCAGTCTGCACCGCTTTGTAAAGAATTTTGACTTCTGGTAATGGTAGATTCAAAGTGGATTTTCTATGTTTCTTACTGTTTCAGGAGACTCAGATTGTGTATAAGGGCATATGTAaggtttttttaaatgtattgttaTCTGGAAGAAAATTGTTTTCTACTTTgtggtaaaaccagttgccatcgagtcgattctgactcatggtgaagctatgtgtgtcaaagtagaactgtgcaccacagggtttcaatggctgatttttcaaaagcagttcATGAAGTCTTTCTTTCTATGTGCCTCAGGATGGAcataaaccaccaacctttcaaacagcaacagagcatgttaaccatttacactacccagggacctctttCTCCATTggaataaatggaaataatattcaAAAATCTTCTAGTTATTATGATTTAAATACCTTGCTGCCAATAATTTAACACTAAAGCTTATAATGGGGTCACATGTTCTTGTCTTTACACCAATCCTAAGGTTTAAAAGACTTGCTTGCCTGTAAGACAAGGAAATAGTGTTAGTACTGGAATTATTACAGGAATCAAGTGAGACTATACATTTTTTAAGTGCTACGCAGAAAAACCaggtcacaaaaaaaaatttttttttgttgtatgtatatgtatacacatagaaAAATCTAGAAGGATATTTAGTACCAATGTTAGTCTCTGGGCAGTGGGAATACACTGTCTTTATTACAAATGGTTTTggcttatttctatttctaattttctacaATATACCTGTACTTcctttgtaatttaaaaattgcATCAGAAATTAGCAACAAGATCCCTCCTCTGCCTACCTCCAAAAATTCAATAAATTtactaaataataaaaatgtgctACACAAACATATCTATAGCAAAATAGCTTACTCCACTGGAGACGAAATAGACTGATATTCGGAAGTCCTTGGATTTAGACCAGTTCTACCTCCTACTGGTTATATGACCTTAGGTCAACAAttaattaaatcagaatttctgtaGGTGGGACCCAGACATCAATACTTATTCAATACTCCAGCCAATGTTGAGAATCACTGTCTTAGGCCCTCAAACCCCAAGAAAAACTAAGAACAAATTCCAGCCACCTAATACAACTCATATTTCTGTACACTCTGAAtgtttgaaaaaatatttctaaacatgCATAATCACATGTTATTTTTACAATCACCTTGGGAATTGATATAATTCTTCATTTTCCAGATGCAGCAATTGACTTGCCACTCAATGATAGAGACATACCACCCTGACACTGACTATATAGATTTGAGATAGGTATTCAAATGCTCACATTCAGTGAATATTTGAAAATGGCATAAATGACAAGGAAATTTCATTTCTGCAGCAAAACATACCTCCAACTTCAAAATACAAAATCTACTACTTCTTTCTTCTAGATAAAAGGCTATTAAACATTAGCCTGTATCAGCATCATCTGTAGAGTttcttaaaacacagattgttgGCTCAGGTCCCAACCCCAGGGTtcttgattcagtaggtctgaagCAAGGCCTGAGAGTTTGCAATTCTAATAAGCCCCAGGTGATGCCAATGGTCCAGTGACTACACTTGAGAACTACAATATTTGAAAAACAGTGGTAAAAGTTCAAGATCTTGGCCCCTTTTCCTCTTATCTTCATGATCTCTGAAATGTTCAGGTGCTTGTCTTCCTCCCAATGAACAGCAGGAGTAAGGGGAAAATGCATCCACAAAGAGCTTAGAAGTTTATCATTTTGATGAGATCCCATTATCTGATTTGCTTTTTGTTCCTTCTGaatttggtatcatatctaagaatccattgttgaaGACTATGTCCAGAACCATTATGTCTATACTTTCTTCTAATCATTTTATGGTTTTAAGTCACacagttaggtctttgatccattttgcattagtttctgtatatggtgtgatgtatgggtctactttcattctgttgcatgtggatatccagttgtcccagcaccatttattaaagttaCTATTCTTTCCCTATTTGTTGGATTTCATGACCTCGTTGAAGATTAATTGACCACAGATGTGTGCACTTATCTCTGGATTCTTgattctattccattagtctaCAGGTCTGTCATTTACAAGtgctaggctgttttgattaagGCAGTCTTGTGTTAGGAGCatctgacttacagacaactcttccttgccctttaatgttttgtaaatttgccctcactttgaaatgattgaaccaaaccctacttgcaacaaattctacATCACAGTCACAATCACAATCATCTTCCCTCACTGCAAGGCAGCCTTAAAATTCTTGGAAAGCCTTCAAGCCTTTTCTTACACTAATGGAAGGCTAAATAAGAAttgtatgcacctgttccaacttacctgcACATTCAACTGAAAGACACGGTCATGAACGATTCTCTTCCATAACCCAGGTACTGCCTGTAATATGCTTTGAgaccaggaagtgtgagtccgcctactctattcttcttttcaggattgctttggctatttgagtCCCTTTGCATTTCTATATAATTTTGAGGATTGACTTTTCCATTTATGCAAAAAAGGCTATTGGAACTTTGGTGGTTATTGTGTTGAATTTATATATGGCTTTAGGTAAtattgacatcttgacaatatgaagtcttccaacccatgccacgacatggataaaccttgaaaaaattaagctgagtgaaataagccaaccacaaaacaacaaatattgaatgagctCACTAATAATAATATATACCTAGGGTAGGCAAACctatagagatcagagtttagtGGTGGTAACGAAAGGCAGAAGACAGAAAAGCAGAATCATTATTTagaacactgagtttctgtttatggtgatgaaaaTTTGGTCATGGATATTGGTGATTATTACACGGCCTGACTGATGTAATAATTCTCACTGAACTGtaacatgaaaaatgttgaattgaccaATGTAGTATTATCTGCATTTTTACAGCAATCAAAGAAAGAAATAGCCCAGGATCTCTAAGCTTGAGACAAATGCTCAAAATAGCTTCATCAAGGAGAATTACAGCCTTTCATGCAGTTTTTCTTTCCTGGCCCCACAGGCTTCCGACCCCAGGAAAATGGCCGCAGAGAATCACTCTACTGTGACAGACTTCATTCTAGGAGGATTAACAAATCGGCCAGAGCTTCAgctccctcttttcttcctctttctaggGATCTACATGGTCACCATGGTGGGGAACCTGGGCATGATAGTGCTCATTTGTCTGAATTCCCAgcttcacacccccatgtactactTCCTCAGCAATTTGTCATTTGTTGATATGTGTTACTCCTCTGTCAGTACTCCTaaaatgctggtgaactttgtgtcagagaagaacagcaTATCTTATGTGGGGTGCATGTCACAACTCtactttttccttgtttttgttgttgccgaGTGTTACATGTTGACAGTGATGGCATACGACCGCTATGTTGCCATCTGCAGCCCTTTGCTTTATAACATCATTATGTCGCATCAAATCTGCTTCCTGCTACTGGCTGCAGTCTACATCATGGGGTTCATTGGCTCAACGATAGAGACTGGCCTCATGTTAAAACTGTCCTACTGTGAGAGCCTCATCAGTCATTACTTCTGTGATATCCTCCCTCTCATGAAGCTCTCCTGCTCTAGCACCTATGACATTGAGATGACAGTTTTCTTTTTGGCTGGATTCAACATCATAGTCTCCAGTTCAACAGTCCTTGTCTCCTATGCCTTCATCCTCTCCAGCATCCTCCATATCAGGAGCACAGAGGGAAGGTCCAAAGCCTTCAGCACCTGCAGTTCCCACCTTACAGCTGTGGTAATGTTCTATGGATCTACTACATTCATGTATCTAAAACCTTCCACAGCCAGTTCCTTGGCCCAAGAGAATGTGGCCTCTGTGTTCTACACCACAGTGATTCCCATGTTGAACCCTCTAATTTACAGTCTAAGGAACAAGGAGGTGAAAGCTGCCATGCAGAAAACACTGAGAAGAAAATTGTCTTGATGCAAATGTTATTACCCTTTCTGAGTTTTACAATTAAGTTATTATAAATACCAGAGGAAAGTCCAGTCCTGGATGAGGAATATCAGTTCTCCACATGGTTGGTGAATGTCTTCCCtcattcttctctctttttcgcAGCCTCTCTTGTGTCTTAGTATTTACAACCAGCTATTTTCaagttcatattttcttttatttgcaatctattctctctattctgaGCCCTTTGTTAAATATTGACTAACTTAATTGTAATTTAACATAAACTTTTAACCTTAAGCATTTAGTTTGGGAGTCATTCATTATTTATTACCATCTATACCACCTTGAAGCAGTAGAGTTGTTCTATGGATCTGCTGCATTCATGTACTTAAAACCATCCGTGGTCAGTTCACTGTCCCAGGAGAACGTGGACTCCGTGTTCTACACCACAGTGATTCCCATGTTGAACCCTCTAATTAACAGTATAAGGAACAAGGAGGTGAAGACTACCATGCAGAATACATGAAGAAGAGTGTTTGGTTGCAAAAGTCATTATTCTCTCTCGAGTTGAAAACTGAGATATAAATATAGTGGGAAAGTACTCTaaagatttacacacacattGATAAAGACCAAATATTTCACAACATGACTGATTAAATGCATCCACACatctttctttcccctttttaCTTTCATGTATTTCATGTTTGACTCTGTCTCAGGCTTGCCAATTTCAAGTTTATGTTTTCCATCTAGGTTCAGCTTTCTCTATCTTTGGCCCTCTGATAAATATTACCTATCTGGATTATAATATAAATTAAATCTAAAACTTTCATCAATGACTCTAAGAGGGAtgtttgattttaattttttttttttttatagagagtaTATTACCCAAACTAATTCTCATAATTTGCCCTTTGGTGTACACAAGACAAACAGATGAAAttgaaagtcaccaagaaataaCACACAATCTCTTCCTCAACTAGATTTCtaccttctcttctttctccttctctcccatTTTACTTTTACTCTCTACTTATTCCTGCCCAACATCTTCTAAATGGTCCCTTAATTCaattcccaccaccaccatcatcaacaTAGCATCAAATACTTTTGAATCCTAAGATGTCTTCTaagtgttttaattatttttttcattttctgaaatgCGAAAACTTTGAtttaaagaggttaagtaatttcttAGGCTTACATAACTGGTAACCTTGCAacactgggattcaaacccacaaCTCATTATCCTCTTTCTCTTGTCTGCTTGTACAGCCTATGCCTTATCCTAATTATAATTTTCCAATTTCAATCTCCTTTTGAAAATAACTTCCCCTATTATACTATCTCTCCATTCCTTCCAGATGCCCAAGGAGATATTAGGCAATGCTGCAGTCTTTGTTACTCCCTAAATAACTGATTGATCTGCATCTCCTGCCAACCTGACTCAGTAAATCCAATTGGCATGTGGCACAGTATCTTCCCAGTTTTGTCTGGAACGATATCAGAGATTCATGTAAAAGTATCAGTGGCCATGCACTGCAAAAGATATGTAGAAATTCTCTTGTTATTTATTATTGCCTTAGGAAAAATAGTATAtcagtatttgtcatttttaagTATCTTAagcaatatggagccctggtggtacagtggtaaagagcttggctgccaaacaaaaggttggcagttcaaattcaccagctgctccattgaaaactatgagacagttctactctgtcctatagaggtgctatgagttggaatcaactcgattgcaataggtttggtttttttggttaatactgCATCAGTCAGACATGAAAAAGTGAAATAATTCTATATTCTCAAGTAGATAGAGATTTAATACTGAAGATTATATTCTCagtttttgtgttagttttttaataatttgataaACAGGGATTAGGGAGGCCTACTGGACTATTAAGTCCAAAGAGGCAGCAGACTAGATATGACCTAGAGGTCAGAAAACTCCTACTGCTGCTGGCACTATTGCCACCATGAAAAATGCCTCTCACACACATAAAACTggtaaatacaaaacagaaatgtAGACAAGCATTCTAGATACATGGGCCTACATAAACTTGCTTGTCAATAGCACTTCCACCTGAAGGTTGGTTGCTACATCACTCCCACCCCCCAAAGCTTACATGACTGCATTTAATTAGTAAAACAAATTCATACTCAGAACTctagctgcaaaaggcctctggAATTTTTAACCACTCTGAATAGGAGTGCAAAATGGAGCCATTCCAAAATCTACCATATTCACTTTCTCCTGCATGTCCTCTCCTAGAACTGAGAAATCTACCAccaatgaatttaaaaaagaataaactggaacccactgctgtcaagtcaattctgaatcatagcgactctatagggtagagttgaactgctccacagactttccaacactgtaaatctttacagcagaATATCTATTACCTAAGGTGAGAAATGCTtctctttttaataaaaacttcAACATTGAGACtcataaagcaaaaaaaattggGTGAATTTGATTACATCAAAGCTATGAAGTCTTATTCAGCTAAGTATCCCCATGGACAAGAGGAATAGAAAGATAATGGAATAGAAGAAGATATTTGTTGAGTCTAAAGCTGAAAAGTGATTAATAAGTAGAATATACAACTAAATtctgaaaatcaacaacaaaaaactcaacaGGAAAAATGGCACCATACAAGAACAGGCAATATATATAAGACAAAATCAGAAATGCTGccaaacaaatgaagagatgtcCAAATGCATTACTAGTCAGAGAAGTATAAATGAGATTTCTCTTTATACCTACCAGACTGGCAAAAACTAGATCTAGTGGACTTCTAGGAATATAAAATCTTCATGTACTTGTAGCCATAATGGATAGTAATATAATATTAGTTGGGGAATTGTAGTATATATATTCCTAGAATCTAGCACTTCAGGAACAGGATATGTATCCCAAAGTAATCCCCTTACAG contains these protein-coding regions:
- the LOC126060122 gene encoding olfactory receptor 8A1; translation: MAAENHSTVTDFILGGLTNRPELQLPLFFLFLGIYMVTMVGNLGMIVLICLNSQLHTPMYYFLSNLSFVDMCYSSVSTPKMLVNFVSEKNSISYVGCMSQLYFFLVFVVAECYMLTVMAYDRYVAICSPLLYNIIMSHQICFLLLAAVYIMGFIGSTIETGLMLKLSYCESLISHYFCDILPLMKLSCSSTYDIEMTVFFLAGFNIIVSSSTVLVSYAFILSSILHIRSTEGRSKAFSTCSSHLTAVVMFYGSTTFMYLKPSTASSLAQENVASVFYTTVIPMLNPLIYSLRNKEVKAAMQKTLRRKLS